A region of the Cydia fagiglandana chromosome 20, ilCydFagi1.1, whole genome shotgun sequence genome:
ccaaacataatattatttcaaACTGAGTAGGTAAGGAGAATCTCATCAAGATGtacctgttttttttaaacatttcatgCATAATTAAAAATACTGTCGTACAAACTGTACATTACGTATAGTTATGAAAAAACAACGAACGCATCTGTCAATTTTCGGGGGGCCATGAACTCGAGAGTTCATGGACGAATTTGATTGTAtgcataaataattaattacgtaTCAATAGAGGGAGATCAAAATGGTCATTGATTTTACACCTAGTGTCGACTGAactcaatatatatttttataaatgcgCCACatcatattttaaatacataaaaaatggTATCAGACTTGCTTACATCAAGTCATTACAATAGATAAATATGCAATAACATATATCGCTGAGATATCAAAATCGTTTAAAGATAACAACATTGCAATAGATCAATAGAATTTTTGCGTAACatcaataattatataatataatgcACCACCTGTCTGATTTACTCAGAAATGCCGCCCGTCCGTCGCTGCATCATGTAAGTTTTCCATTGTCATTAGTTAACTAGAAGTACTAGAACGCATCaatgaaatcaaatcaaagaAAGGATGCTCTtattttaaacgcaatctaatACTGACACCGTTTCTAGTAggcaaattataaaatattatgcaattatattatatgtacaactatattgaattgaatgaTTGTATTTATATTCCGacaaatattatgattatttgtCGAATTACAATAgtcattataattatttgatgtTTATCCAGTGATGCAAATGTCATACAGTTTGTAATTAATGTATTCAAGCTACTCTAACTTCGATAGTAGTTGAACTTCATAGCTTTAAGTTGTGTCGAATATTGATTATTTCAGTAGGTGACAGTTAATTTCCAGTTAATCGAGAAAAAAATCCCAATAATTAAGCCGATTTAGATGGATATCTTTCATTTCTCGCCTGCGTAAACCCTTATACTTTCTATCTGTTCAAAAGTCGTTCGAGCTGATTTGCAAACGGACAATATACAACTATTATTTGTTGAATTCAATACTATTGCTATAGGatacatattatgtaatatgtatgtcaAAATAGTATCCAAAATAGGCTTCTTAACAGGTAGTCAAACTCCTCAAAACAATCTTAGTTATTTAAATTGTCATTTATCACGACTCAGTGCACGACAGAGATTAACATGATCAAAATAATTAATCAAATAGcacacaaaacaaaattttctttattttcataAACCTATCTTACTGGGCCATGGCTATCGCAGAACGTTTATGGAATTATACTTAAACAGATACTTCTGTCATCAACATCAACGCCCAGTTTCCTGCGTCAAACGCGTTTTAATGTGTAATTAGGTTAGTCCCAGGTCTGCCACGCCATGTAAATAACTATATCAGAAAACTTATGCAATTGTACACCTTTTTCTCATACCATAAGTTACACTATTGAATGAGTTTTTAAATGCAGATACGATTGATGTGTTGGGCGCAGTTGAAAGCATCACTTAGTTAGCAAGGTTGCTCTCTAAACCTTATATTAGGCATCACTTGAAGGTACAAATTGCACTTGACACTCAGCCAGGCGTGTCTGTGCGCGTGTATGttgtataattacttacaaTTAGTAGAAATTAGATACGAACTATATAGAAGCTTGACGTCGTAGTCATGATCTTCATAAAAGAGTTTTATATTTACAGGTGCATAGATAGCAACTCAAATAGAGATGACATGACTAGGCCAGTAAAATtagcatttttattattttagcagTTTATTGTCAAAGCCATAAAACTGATTTGTCAATTAAATGAGcgataataaaataacaattgtTTTGTAATCGTTTCAGATGAAACATAAGCACGCGCCGATCGCGGCAGCACTATGGATATTGTTCGCCGCCTCCGCCGCGGACGGCCAGCTCATGAACCCGGTCACCTCTCTGGCCAACTTCCTGAACGAGGGCGGCCACCAGTACGACAACGAGCCACCCGACCAGACCGAGCTGCTCCAGGAGTACGACTACGTCATCGTCGGCGCCGGCACCGCTGGCTGCGTCTTAGCTAACAGGCTCACTGAAGTCAAAGAATGGAAAGTCTTACTAGTAGAGGCCGGAGTGAACGAAAACTTTATCATGGACATTCCGCTGGTCGCTAACTACCTACAGTTCTCGTCAGCCAACTGGaagtataaaacaaagtcgtcGTCAAAGTATTGCGCCGGATTCGAGAACAAACAGTGCAACTGGCCCCGCGGCAAAGTAGTGGGAGGCTCCAGTGTACTAAATTACATGATTTACACCAGGGGATCACCCTACGACTACGACAACTGGAAAGCGATGGGCAACGAAGGTTGGGGATGGGACGACGTACTTCCTTATTTCAAAAAGGTAGAAAACTTCAACATACGTTCATTTAACGACCCCAAATATCACGACCAGGGTGGCCACGTTAACATTGAACATGCGCCTTTTCGTACTACAAAAGGAAAAGCATGGGTAAAAGGAGCCCAAGAGTTAGGTTTCAAATATGGCGATTATAATGGCGCTACTCCGGCCGCGGTGTCATTTTTGCAGCTGTCTATGAAAAATGGAACACGCCACAGTTCTAGTCGAGCCTACTTGCACCCTATTAATGGAAGAAAAAATCTTCACCTATCAAAAGGAAGTCTAGTGACCAAACTGATTTTAGATGACAGCAAAACCAAAGTAATAGGTATAgaattagaaaaacataatatGAAATACACAATATTAGCGAAAAAAGAAGTGATCTTATCAGCCGGAGCTCTTAACACACCTCAGCTGCTGATGTTGTCAGGAATAGGACCAAGAAGTCATTTGGAAGAAATGAAAATACCTGTTATAAAAGATCTAGCAGTTGGTTACAATCTGATGGACCATATCGCCGCTGGAGGGGTACAATATATAGTACGGCCACAGAACGTATCTATATCTACAGAATATATATTTAATCATTTAGAAGTGGTTTTTAAATGGATGAGAAATCATAAGGGGCCGCTGTCCATACCTGGAGGGTGCGAAGCTCTGATTTTCATGGATTTGAAAGACAAGTTCAATACTACGGGATGGCCCGACATGGAGCTGTTATTTATAACAGGTGGACTAAATTCGGACCCATTGCTACGCAGAAACTTTGGTTTTGACGATCAAATATTTACAGACACCTATGGTCCGCTTGGCAGAGCCGAGACATTCATGGTGTTTCCCATGTTAATGAGGCCGAAATCGCGCGGTAGGGTGATGCTACAGAGCAGAAACCCTAAAGCTTCGCCTTTATTGATACCAAACTATTTTGACGATCCAGAAGATCTGCAAAAAATTGTGGAAGGAATTAAAGTTAGTATTCAAATAGCGCGACAACCTTCGATGAGGAAAATGGGCACAAAAATGTACGACGTACCGATAGAAGAATGCTTACAATATGGTGCCTTCGGAAGCGATGCATACTTTGCGTGTCAAGCGCGGATGTTTACTTTTACAATCTACCACCAGAGCGGGACTTGCAAAATGGGACCAAAGAGCGATCCGACAGCTGTAGTCGACGCTAGGCTAAGAGTACACGGAATTCAAAATTTAAGAGTGGTGGATGCCAGTGTGATGCCTGCAGTACCGTCGGGGCATACGAATGCCCCCACTTTTATGATAGCGGAAAAAGCAGCAGATATGATCAAAGAAGATTGGGGTAAATGGAGATGACCGGCATTATCAGCTGTTCAATTGTTGTGGTAAATTTTGTGTCACGACTTTCGACGCCAAAATATTTTGACGGTAATGGGGAATTAACATTATAAGTGCATTAGGATGAAATTATTGTTGCGAACTTTTCTTCGacaattacttatttttatttatggctCAAATGTTTAGTCATTAATAAGTAGTTAGctaaatgataatgataaattTAGAAAGATAGTCAAAACAGTGGTTAAGACCATTCGGAATTCTCCGAGCGAGGTATTTTCGATGTGTAGACAAACATCTGTTTGACACTCCTAGTGCTCCTGCCTCCTAGTGCTGCCTAAAATTTTATCAAACCTCATGCGTTTTAGTCAAAACCCGAATTCGACTAGCTATTAGTCAATCGGAGAATTTCGACCAAAACACATGGATAGTCCCCAAAGAGTTTACCCGAAAAAGGAATAATGCGATACGTACGATTACTAACATATCGACTTCCTACTTCAACCTTAATTTTGGACGCCTAGATTGCGCTCGCGGCAATGAATATTCTGATATGTTCCAGCAAATCCAGTGTAGGCGTTATTTAATTTATGGAAAAGTCAATTGTGTGAGTAGTCGCAATAAATTATTGCAAATAAATGTCAAGACAGCACAGTAATAGGTTTGAAAAATTTAAGTTTCTAAACATCTGAATTTACACCCAATATTTTTATCACATTTGGTAAATATAAAGACAACTGCAATAAAATGACTGTATTAAGTGAATTAAGTCTGGCAatgtttgatttgatatgtaatgTTCTTGTAGAGCAAGTTTACGATAATACGTCGTTATTCATAAAAGTTCAACAAGCCTTAAATATCTATTCACATAATGTAATCGTTTGTCCTCAATTAACCATTACACGTGATTATGATTAAGTGTGACAAAATAACAATTCGGCCATTTTGTTAACAAAAACTCTCTGGGAAAAATTATACTTAATGATAATGTACTCTGGCACTATTACTTTAGGACTAGGACGAATGATATCTTTACTTGAGGTACTGAACTCAACTGTGATGAAAAAGTAAGTTAGTAACTATTTATTGACACTTATTTTTTGCATGTTCATAACATAATCAagtaaggcctgattcgaaacaaatttgacaaattcagagtgatttttcttggatattttctagcttactttatatatacactacgacattataattatcagaatcacaaaattattataccaaaaaattttttttttatcaattctaagatgatcaaaaaaatatataataaacgccgccgtctttttaattaggcgccaaattgctgtcaaaaacttgataagtatggaagaaacttgcacataactaatttccaacataacctgttacctaatattataccaatactgaaaggtaatttcattgcaatatccatgaaacaatgaggatctagacatatcttcaaatatctggcgtatcaggaatttcgtcgatgtggtgtcagttaccgggcattggttacttttcgacagagaaatcgacaccaacatcactaaaagaaacggttcgcagctttagtttaataatgcggatttccaatattactttgataatatttggagatgatccacgatgtttatgaggcaatcagcatgcttaagccagtaccctcgaaatcggaccaaaaaacttgattcaacaaagtcccacagtattgacctattgaacggtatggagtggagtgtccaaggaattagttcgttaaaacaacaaaaactatatgcaatataatatttcaaaataaacattgttcttgataggactcaaactaagaaactgtcaaaaaacactgtcggatgtatgatggagggcatacaacaaaactaacgacaggagcgggaagaaatggaaaatgatgaatttacttataaataacaatttttaaacaaattttcaataaattatggaaaaacaaatcttgattcagctagcttcagtaccattaatagggttttcaatttggcagattgaattcgaatcaggccttaggtACTGATTAGGTATGAACAAAACACGTAATTTATTTGGTATTTTTAAGTAGAAAATATTATAAGTACAAATTGGGGTGTAGCTGTTAAGCGGGTCTTTAACAGAAACACAAAATGTTTGAATCCAAATAAACAAATGCCATAAAGCGATATGTCTATTTATTTTTTCCTCTCATTAACCCAAACAATAACTGTAAAAGCGGCAGGTGCTTAATTTTAAGAGAAAAcatgtaagtaaatattctttatttaacctataaataaattacttataataataaatcgATTCTACACTGATCAAAAAAAGAAGAAGAGTTTTGAAATGGGGTAGGCAACTGCCAAAATGGCATTGCCAACCATGGCccatataataattaatagtaaatttgtatgggaggatatagtttcaaatatttttgcaaAAATTTCGAACTAACTTCACGTATTCCCCATTTTTCTCTCTGGATGTCTGGATTTAGGTATACAGTATAGGGTTATTTTTATCTGATATATCCTACATACCtaccaaaaaaatacatactaTATAAAATAAGAACAAGTAGAAATTCTACaaagtatattattaatttatttgctGAATTTTAGTTTAGCTGCTTGAATGTGTATCAAATCACGATATGAAACTAACTCCTGTGAACCAGAAACCAGATGCCATAATTTTCCTTCTTGTGTTAATGGTGAGCTGTCATTTAGGCGCTTGCTTGTTTTAAACACTGCCTCCTTTTACGACAATCGCGGTGCATTACAGACCGagattacagatgtagtgaataaGCCTATAACTCCTGTGCATCAGATGCCATATTATCTTTCTTGTGTTAGCGGTGAGGTTTTATTTAGGCGCTTGCTTGTTTTAAACATTACCTCGTTTTACGACAATCATTAcagatacagatgtagtgaataatcctttcccatcgtattttctcgtaCCTATTCGTCATGCTAAAAGTagctgagactgactgaaatgacacgttcgtacgtttccacGAAAATACAATGCACAAtgtgaaagattattaactacATCAATACATTGTGCGCTTATAAAACAAATTTGCTATAAAAAATGTGCAGGCGCAATCGATAGTATTAGATATGTCTGAAAATACTTGTCCTATGTAACAGTTTCGTGCCTTTAAAATACACTATAGATAGAGATACGAGAGACTATAGAGATACGATTAAGCCAACATagcaccgatttgaacagacCAAAGTGAGTTTTTTATAGAATTTTGACATTATGATGACATTATCACAATAATTTGTCATTAGATAATTTGGAAATGCCATGCAGACTTATCTTTGGTCGGACTCTACGCCGCTTTATGATCCTTAGATCCTAATATAGTCACAGGTAGCGCTGACCATTTGTTAGCGCAGGACACTGCTAAATTTTTCTTCCATAACCTAACGGCGTACAGTGGACggcaaagatatgtttacatttttcgccttattagaAAGGAGTGTATCTTTGACCTACTTaccattaaagaaaaaaataactatacctaaattGTGTCCTTTTTACAGATTGTCAAGGTTTTATGCAAGAATCATTTCGTTGGAAATGTAtagtagaaataattttattgtacacaacaacTTCACATAAAGTTTCAAGAATTGAGGTacaaagggatctcttccagttataTTTTAACTGGTCGGTTAAATGAGAAATTTAAGAAGGGCTACCAGTACGGGAAGAATGGCGACGggttgtgaagcttgccaccgaCCCCGATATGACGACTACGACCACTCTTacaagagtgtgacgacaaaTAAGAGAGAAATGAGGAATTTATTTTCACACAAAACAATGTGTTGTACAATGTGTAATATATTCGCATTATGCCTTCTCGATATTTTTCATATtgtatattttatgtatttagtaATAAAGAAATGAAAAGATAACAACGGTCTAAAATAAAATGGTTActgaaatatataattaaacCTGTAATAGGAAATGCATATTTTTATTAAGGGCAGTTTCATACAAAGACATCTTAGCCCTCTATGGTCAGTCTCAACATATCATATATGCTTACCTTGCGTACGTCAGAATAAAATAGAGGTTAGTGCAAGGAAAAACTTAGtgataatataaaattacacaTAATTAATGGCAGAAATTGCTCACATATTATAATGATCACATCCATGTCTtagttgttgtttttttttcgttgCACGAACGTTATAACTctttaacaataaatatttgtcTGTGGTACCTAGGTATATCGCTTCCAATTAGTTCGCATACAGTTTCAAAATCTAACTAAAAACCAATTACAAAAACTACAATGCTataaaaactacatttcatgAGAGATATTCTCATATAGGTACAATATTCAATGATTCGGGATGACTCCACATTAACCTTCATCACCAGCATGAAACGTTTCGAATCCGTCACACACAGCACGCACTACCTCCCCTCCCATCCCATTTCGTCCCAAATTTACACGATAACGTTTTTTAGATCCAAATTCTTGATTTTATAGTAGTTATTAAGTTTCAAAAGCATGTAGCTACGGCCATACAAAATAGGTAATCCTGTATATTTAAATTAGGAGAATTTAGGTGCCAAAAATTTTTCGCCTGAAACCACGCTTGAACTGAGTTTACCGTGTAGGATAGATCTCCGTCTCGACAATGACCTTCCCAAACATCATTCTTAAATTTGgagcaacatttttgtcaaggcTTCTGtttttacacacttttatttagcttaactgcatatatacatacctatatctcTTTGTATATATggtgcttcaaatcttgtaacttaAAAAAGCACTTCTGTACTTAATGTAAGTACAGGGTAGGCCAGTGATGAATTATTTTTTCGTCTCAAACTCTTTCTTtcgttaaatatataatataggcaAACGAGAATGGTGTCGTTTGcatattaaaatagtacattactacagaggccgggacgaaaggggttgccggccgaagacggataggtctgagcgcgggcaaccccatttcccgccgaggtatgtatagtgcttttctcaaacatgcaatgaaataaataaaataaaaaatccacgaaacccaagttttatttatagaaaaaactaaaagtaaactacacccaaaatataaccaacacgtacctatatcattatcacgcgtatgttttacacgagtcgtgtatttttactacccgtatattttcatgtatctttgattttttcgccttgtatccgtctgactgtcgtttttgtcacataagtttacatagtctttcatcttgatatcatgtttcacatacatcgttgttgcatggagtaaataagtataatttccacagtgttgacgaatttgtagttacattcatttaaaatatgccacaaaactgtttctaataaactgtaagccatttttcttagtttctcaaataataaaattgccataagcaaccatatacatacttcgtctttgacttggcggcagaggcagcaagttatttaaaatcaattctgcttacgctgccaattccaacattGTAATCGTagtacaattaatattaatttcattatttcgtcggaactcatattaaagtcaaaaaatcaacaacgcaccataaatccaataaaacagaatgaatatttttcaactttacctccataacaatttaaaaaatataactacgcgtgtttgagtagacgttagatgaaatattttaaatgtttttatttgtgtagttctTCTTTTAGTGTAGAACTACAAGAAGAACtacactaaaagaagaaggtcagctcctggtagcagagagaaaagtttttcgcaagatcctgggacctattcagagagatgacggcacctggaggatccggaaaaatgccgagatcgaggagttagtggccgaacccaatatcatcggcgaaacgaaagcgcacagacttcgctggttcggtcacctactcagaatgggagaggatcgggctgtcaagaaggcgttcttgggacgaccgactggtagccgtccagtgggtcggcccaggtatcgctgggaagacagtgtggcggcggatctgcttcagcttcgcgtcagtaactggcaggaagttgcgaaggatcgggacaggtggcacgctctcgtttcggaggccaagattctctttggatcgctgagccaaaatagttagttatttgtgtagttaaatttataattttaaattctaaaattatagaatgtattatttattaagttcatgttgattttatacaaataaaactgcaaattatagcaaacattgtttttttattttataggcgtagtggcagagtgtcattacgaaccataaagcaaatgctgcctctagttttttttaatggatgaatgccacgatgctgtgtcacaaatatctgtgaaatgaaaattaaaaaagaggactttgccggcctaggcctgcaagatgtgtatgaaattccattaacgaccttttgtcctagccgcacctgaaacgtcatacttcgcagcctattataaggaacataacatcaatatttcattgcatgtttgagaaaaaaatatttaaaatggtgCCCTCCGCGGGAAAACAGAGTTTTCGACTTAAGTTCGGATTATGCAATGTCCGTGAGTGTCCAAgcacaaatttaataaaataatggatAATCAGATTTGAGGCTACTGGATCGACACTAAAATCTCGACGTCAAGGACGTGCAGGGTCTGCTCGTATCACAGAAAATATTAAACCTTATTAAATACTAGTACAACGCGTAAACGTTTGCCTAGAACAATTTACGGCTTGATCTTAGGCTACATTCTTATAAAATTCAACTTGTGCAAGATTTGAGAGAATCTGAATATGATTCAAGGCCTAATTTTGCAATTTATATGTTAGACACGTTCTCAACTTCATTAACTTCAATAACGTCGTCTTCTCAGATGAAGCCTATCTCCACCTAAATAGAATTTTGTTAATCGTCAAAACTGTCGTTACTGGGGGCCAGAGAAACCACGATTAAAACACCAAAAGCCTTTACACTCTCATTTCACTTTCAGAATTAAAGGAGAATAGGTATTTGTCGAGAAATTCAATCAATATATCCGCAATTTATAAAGAAAGCTTTTCAAAATTTACAAACAAAACTGGAAGAGTACCGCAACGCTACGGACGACATCTGgatggttttatttttaaaacgtaaaatttattttaatatctcaAATTCTAAATAGGtatgctttttatttaaaaacacaacatttcattgatatttttttaataaatcattggcctgtataaaaaatattttttcgggTGCCTCCCGTACACGTAAAGAAGGGTATGAATTTTTTGCTTCAACCATATGGTGTGGGATATCatcgtatatttttttaacgagTAGAGGTCTTCAATAACCATTTTTAATCGCTCCGAAAGGCCAAAAAATTGTGTAACTTTTAAACCGTCACaccataaattataatttatgaagGAAAACTTAatacagaatgttttttttttttttattatgaatgggcttactcatggccacagactagccgaggcgtagacgtggcctacgatggagcgagctcgcccagaaggtgcctgttcactcttgatttgaaggttgccgggttataagaacacgga
Encoded here:
- the LOC134674514 gene encoding glucose dehydrogenase [FAD, quinone]-like is translated as MAVQTIIARRRICYSSLYNILIVKLSAKVTGRTTRRIAIAIISQEDRAAVGRYRRSDSVVTQGFSFRFRDMKHKHAPIAAALWILFAASAADGQLMNPVTSLANFLNEGGHQYDNEPPDQTELLQEYDYVIVGAGTAGCVLANRLTEVKEWKVLLVEAGVNENFIMDIPLVANYLQFSSANWKYKTKSSSKYCAGFENKQCNWPRGKVVGGSSVLNYMIYTRGSPYDYDNWKAMGNEGWGWDDVLPYFKKVENFNIRSFNDPKYHDQGGHVNIEHAPFRTTKGKAWVKGAQELGFKYGDYNGATPAAVSFLQLSMKNGTRHSSSRAYLHPINGRKNLHLSKGSLVTKLILDDSKTKVIGIELEKHNMKYTILAKKEVILSAGALNTPQLLMLSGIGPRSHLEEMKIPVIKDLAVGYNLMDHIAAGGVQYIVRPQNVSISTEYIFNHLEVVFKWMRNHKGPLSIPGGCEALIFMDLKDKFNTTGWPDMELLFITGGLNSDPLLRRNFGFDDQIFTDTYGPLGRAETFMVFPMLMRPKSRGRVMLQSRNPKASPLLIPNYFDDPEDLQKIVEGIKVSIQIARQPSMRKMGTKMYDVPIEECLQYGAFGSDAYFACQARMFTFTIYHQSGTCKMGPKSDPTAVVDARLRVHGIQNLRVVDASVMPAVPSGHTNAPTFMIAEKAADMIKEDWGKWR